The following is a genomic window from Antechinus flavipes isolate AdamAnt ecotype Samford, QLD, Australia chromosome 3, AdamAnt_v2, whole genome shotgun sequence.
CTATCTTACCCACATGATGCTGAATATTGacagagaaaatcatgaaactggGCTTTttgggtccactacaaatttaggTGACATAATATCAAGTGGGCTTTTACTGTGGCAAGGCAATCTTTTGACTCCCTTTTCCACTCACCACAGAAGCTTTTCCACATCTTTTCATTCCTTCTAAAGCTCTTGGTTTGCTTCTAACCACTCATTCAGCTGAGCACATGGCTTCATATTTTACTAAAAGAAATTGGACCATTCCCAAGAATTCTTatttcttcctcatctcacatcaatcaaatgccttttttttcccttacagtGCAATTGGTCTTTTATTAAGAAGTGGCTCTTCTTGAATAACAGGCATATCctattatatgtataaatgatCCCAGTCTGTCTCCTCTTCCCCACCATATATATTCCTTCTTCTCCatggttttcttcaattttcattctttccttgtcTATTGGCTCCTTCTCTATTGCCAATTATCCCCTTTTCCTTGACCGGCTGTTCTTCCTAGCTTTTCTGACAatattttctcctggtttttctcttaaaatggaatccaaaacaaaattcactatttctcccccacaaaaaaaatttttagttttactttCCTACTATTAGCCAGGATACCCTCCCAATTGTCCAATCTCATAACCTAGATACCATGCACACTTCATCACCTCTCACATATCCataccccaccccactcccagtTCAATCCTATTGATTCTGCCTTTTACTATCTCACATGCACCCACTTATTTCTCAACTTTATCCCCAATCACCTCATATACAAGGTAAAACAGAGTTCTGGATGACCTCCCCATTTTAAGTCACATCCCCATTGACTCAGTCCTCCAATCTACTGTCAAATTCATCTTTCTAAAATGACTTCTCTTCCTGTCACTGACAATTCAATAAACTTTCCTTATCACCAGGATCAAACAGAATActctacttgatttttaaagcccttcatcatTTGTCCCTCTTCCACCTCCTCAGTCTTCTTTCACCTTACTTCCCCTCCACGTGTGTAGCAACCACTGTGACAAGACTCTTTTTGGTTCTTTGACCAGGACACTCCATCTCCTGCCTCCATTTTACACTGATTGCCCTTCAGACTCACACAGATTTTCCTAAAGTCCCCTATGAAACCCCTTCTTCTacattgttttaattaattagcACTATAGTCAATATGCTATTTCATTAGTCCAGACTGAAATATCCAACTTCCAAGATAATTCACTATAAGGATCATATTTTATACAGTAGTAAAGATGTAAACAATCTCAATTTCTTAATACATGATTTAGAACAAGCCTATATTCATGAGGTTTGGTAATGACGCCTGAAAAAATTTAGAGACAATCCTCTTTTTTACATCTTGGCTATCTCATGGATTTTCAAATTATCTAACCCCATGAACTTGAGACAAGAAGAGATTCATTACAAAATCTTCAcgattttcaaaaattattagtGATATTGACTTTGACTCATGCTACAGATCCCCATACATCAACTTTCCCATTTATTCTCTACTTTGTAAGGAGATCATTAAAACTCTCCTGTCACTCTTATGCCATATTCCACAATGGTAGTATATCTAATGAATACATTAAATAACTCCAACTCAGCTCTCCTCATTAATCAGACATCAACTACATACAAAATCTAAAATAAAGTCTTGAATATTTCAGAATGGAGTGACTACAAGATGTAATTTTTACTTACAGTGGTAAGATAATCATAAACCCTCTACAAAAGTACTCaccttttgtgaaaaaaaaaatcaatgaaaaaatattcccAAAGATAATAAAGAACTATCCTATTGATTCTATACTTAATGCATTTACAGATGGCTTTATTTCAGGGCAATCAGGATACTATTTAAATAAGAAATGTAATGCCATACAAACTGACTACACCATCACAGAAAGCTGAAATCTTAGTAATAATCCTCCCAACTAACCATGTTACTCAAACCCTCAATATTCTTTCAGAAGTACAGTGTGCATTTTCCcattgttggctttttttttttttgcaaagggaattgtggttaagtgactcgcgcagggtcacacagctgggaggtgttaagtatctgaggccagattataactcgggtcctcctgacttcaggactggtactctatccactgcaccttctAGTTACCTCTGTTATCAGTTTAAAGTGATTCTGAGAATAATCTATGCCTTTGTCTCTTTGAACATGTCTACTAACTGAACATCATTTTTCCCAGGCAATATacaatttggaattgtttttactatttatttctaAACTTTAAGTCTTTGGTTATGGTTTATTAAGTATCTTAAAACTAAattatttgtgtaatgttgaacaTAAAGCCATCTCTTCAGATATCAACATAAGCTATGAACATTCAgggatgaatctttttttttccctgaggtgattggggttaagtgacttgcccagggtcacatacctagaaagtgttaagtgtctgagaccagatttaaattcaagtcctcctgacttcagggctgttgttctatccactgtccccTAGGTGCCACCAGGGATGGAACTCTTACTATTAGCTGTGCAATACTTATTTCTTGGGATTATAActaatatttttggaaatttgaATTAAAGTATTAATGTCTACTAAATCAAATTAATAGTCCACTATCTGAGAGGCCTTCATCCATTGGACACAGGGCCAATGGATGTCACTCCTGATCCATGTTTTGGATATCTTCATGATAGAATATTGTTAAAAGAGACAATGAAGATACTAAAATCCTCCTTATCAACAGACAAAAGGAGGAATAGGAAATAGCATAAGAAGTTTGGATCAGGTAATacatatcagaattttttttctaactttaaataAGCAAGGACCTACTCCTACTCAAAAACACTTGCAGAACAAAGGAATAGGTTGTCAGACAAACAGCTAGACTTCAAGGTCATGTGGAAACATTCAGTAATGGGTCATTGGTCTGGTCCAGCCAAATTACTAATGTAGGGTTGAGACTGTGCTTGCGCTCTTCCAGAAAATGCAGAAACCCTCCAAAAGAAGGAACAACAGGAAGATGAAAGCAAGACCCCAATGGAGAAGGAGGATAGGATATTGACCTGTCTCCTGGCAATGATGTCTATCATATTTGCCTAGAGGATGGAAAAAAGATTGCATTGGACTTATATGTCTTACCCCTGTGGTCCTAAACTATGGCACTCCTGTGGGGGTCAGATTTCTGAAGAGGCCTCACTTCCCCTCAAACCCATCCAACACAAggtaacaagataaggtcaaaatggagaCTTAGGCCACatttacagatattttaaaagaaaattagaacatggAATACATGACATCACACAGATGGAAAGACAAAGAATTTGGGAATAAACaagagaatgaagaggaaaattaagtaataaaaacaatttaaaatcagATAAAATCTCTTAATCATTACTGATTGAGAAAGAAGATTAAACCAATTGTTTTCACCCATTAGACAGACTCTTCTCTAGACACAAGTCTTGGGATTTCAGAGAAAAACTCAATCTATTTTCAGAGTTTATACACAGTATAAAACTCCAATATCTAATGGGATCTGTGCTGTAGGAAGAGGTTTTCCCTCATTCATTATGTTTCATCTGCAGCAAGATTTCTACACAAAAGATGAGATCCAGGTGAAAGCCTTTctggaaatacattttatataatgtttctttCCAGTGTGAATATTACGGTTTATATTGACTTTTATCTTCCAGGTAAGGACATGTCTTCCTTCAGCACATTTTTAAGTCTTCTCTACATTCCTTATCCTCAGATGTAAACCTGAACTAAAGACCTTCCCGTGCCAAGTCCATAGGAGATTTGTTCCCAAGCAGAAAATCCCTGATGAATGAGAAGCTCTGTGTCCATTTTTATGTCATTATTCATGATTTCCATCTTCTAGGAATTTTCTAGAGGCAATTCAGGGAAGAAGTGAGCCTGAATGTTTTTCCACATGGATAATATCAATGAGGTTTTACATCTACTATAGGATCTCCCATGTCTACTCAGagactaatatattttaaaatctttatcatGATCCAGATACTGAAAAGTTTTCCTCTAATGTGCTCTCTCTGTTGCTAAGCAAGATTTGAGCTTTCTCTGAAGGTTTCTGTCCAATGTGGATTTTCTCATGTTTACCAAGACTGTGGCGCCCTGTGAAGGTCTTTCCACAGTgactacattcataaggcttctctccattGTGTACTCTCTGATGTGCATTAAAATAGGAGCGctttgtgaaagcctttccacattcattacattcataaggcttctctccagtatggattctctgatgtttagcaaGATTAGAGCCATctatgaaagcctttccacattctttacatttataagatttctctccagtgtggattttctgatggaCAGCAAGACTGGAGTGAGATGTGAAAATCTTTCCACATTTGTtgcattcataaggcttctctccattGTGCATTCTCCGATGTGCATCAAGATAGGAGCGCTTtgtgaaagcttttccacattgattacattcataaggtttctctccagtgtggattctctgatggacagCAAGACTGGAGCAatttgtgaaagcctttccacactgattacattcataaggcttttcTCCATTGTGCATTCTCTGATGTGCATCAAGATAGGAGCGctttgtgaaagcctttccacattcattacattcataaggcttctctccagtgtgaattctctgatggacAGCAAGACTGGAGTGAgatgtgaaagtctttccacatttgttacattcataaggcttctctccagtgtggattctccaATGGACAGCAAGACTGGAACActgtgtgaaagcctttccacattcattacatttataaggcttctctcctgtgtgaattctctgatgttttgCGAGACTGTTTGTAtatttgaaagtctttccacattcattacattcataaggattctctccagtgtggattctacGATGGCTTACAagactatttttatatttgaaagtttttccacattcattacattcataaggtttctctccagtgtggattctctgatgttcatgAAGACTGTAACTGCGTacgaaagcctttccacattcattacatttataaggcttctctccagtgtggaatCTCTGATGGTCAGCAAGATGGGAGCGATATATGAAggtctttccacattcattacattcataaagtttctctccagtgtggattctctgatgatcAGCAAGACTGGAGCGAtatatgaaagtctttccacattcattacattcataaggtttctctccagtgtggattctctggtgTTCATGAAGACTGTAACTGCATACaaaagtttttccacattcattacattcataaggcttctctccagtgtggattctctgatggacagCAAGATGAGAGCGAtatatgaaagtctttccacattcatcacattcataaagcttctctccagtgtggattctctgatgatcAGCAAGACTGGAGCGAtatatgaaagtctttccacagtcattacattcataaggcttttctccagtgtggattctctgatgttcatgAAGACTGTAACTGCACacgaaagtctttccacattcattacattcgaAAGGCTTCTcttcagtgtggattctctgatgttgagcCAATTTGGAATAACATTGGAaatcctttccacattgattacatatGTAAGATTGTTTTACTGTGTGAATTCTCTCATGTTCAACAGGAGCAGATTGCtctctaaaagtctttccatgtttcttacATTCATGAGGTTTCTCTCCAGCATGGATTCTCTGGTACTTGGCAAGGGAAGACAGTACAAGAAAAGCTTTATTACATTCATGACACTCAGATGTTTTCTCTTCACGATGTATAATTTTATCTTTACCAGTACTggaagtttttcttaaaacttttttgcGTGTATTCCATTCACAATGTTCTTCTCCAGTGTGATTTCTTTTGTGGTTGGCAAGAACAGCCCTGTATTCATGATATTGAAAAAGATCTTTCCATGAGATCATTTTCAGATTTGCACTCATCTCCTTCATACCAAACTGTGTCTCTATATCTGaaagaaacaaacacacacacatataaataatcCTCTAATGCTGGCTGATAATAAAATCATTGACTTTTAATTTCTCCAggcaaaatattttcaaactgAAATGGAcagatttaatcatttttaaatgctattagCTCACACCAATAAAGTGATTCAATTAACACTGAGTTCCACACACAATATGATGACATTGGACCCTGATGACAACACACAACACCTGACACGAAGACCAGGTGAAGGTTCTCATAATTTAGAGACCAGACTATGAGCTCTAAATGTCTGAATAACCTGATACAAATCCCAGCAAAAGAGATTAGAACTCAAACCTGAAAACTGAGCCTTCTCAATCCACTGCACTAGACAGATGTTCTCCATTGTGCTTCCAATCCtttctttcaaattcaatttcaggCACCACCTCACTCTGAACCCTTGGGAATTtgcttctttgcctcaattttgcTATAGAGTGAAGGTAATAATTGTACCCACTTCCCAGGTTGTTGTCAGCATGAAATACCTATAAAACTCTAGGTACCATATGTTTGTTAACTGTTATGGTTGTCACTAATGAAGATAACAAGGGCCTAGGGCTCCTGGTCCTATTATGGAATAATCAGGAGTCTTTCCCTCCAATGTCCTTAACCTAAGGGAAGCTGTCAGTTATGTAAATTAGACCAATGATCCTCCAAGAATGGGCCAAAGATTGGTCAATAAGAACCAGGAAAAGGCAGAAAGTGGATGAATTAGGTTTGAATTCTTTCTAAGTAAGGCAGTGGTCTCTACTCCCATTCACAAACTGATGGAgacaaaagaaaatcacaaaagcaGAAACAGATCCACTCTTGTCAGTTCTTTCTTCTAAGAGAGGACATTGACATGAAGGAGTCACACCATGATAAGTGAATGACTTAGagttaagtgagggagggtgCCAAAAGTCACCGGCCTCACTTTCCCCcacagagccatctgcatccagcgGCCAGTTATAGATCAAGATTACTGGAGATGGATCTGGATGCCGATAGGGGAGACCTGGGCCTTCTTCAGGTAAGGTCTCCAACAGATCTCCTGTGACTGAGGCTGCCCCCATCCAGTGACTAAGGCTGGGGAGCaatggaggcaaagaatctcctctctcACCTAGgccaaaaaaatctcaagaaataaaaatgaatgaatgagtgactCTGGGAAgaacctcagggtttctggccaaagcaaaaATGATTGGTATTTATActaaatctgagtcaatcaggacccaaacaaagACCAAATGGGGCTTATCAAGGGACCTATGGATGGTCAATGAGAATCAGACTGATTTGGGTTTAAGGtttgttct
Proteins encoded in this region:
- the LOC127556889 gene encoding zinc finger protein 260-like translates to MCVCLFLSDIETQFGMKEMSANLKMISWKDLFQYHEYRAVLANHKRNHTGEEHCEWNTRKKVLRKTSSTGKDKIIHREEKTSECHECNKAFLVLSSLAKYQRIHAGEKPHECKKHGKTFREQSAPVEHERIHTVKQSYICNQCGKDFQCYSKLAQHQRIHTEEKPFECNECGKTFVCSYSLHEHQRIHTGEKPYECNDCGKTFIYRSSLADHQRIHTGEKLYECDECGKTFIYRSHLAVHQRIHTGEKPYECNECGKTFVCSYSLHEHQRIHTGEKPYECNECGKTFIYRSSLADHQRIHTGEKLYECNECGKTFIYRSHLADHQRFHTGEKPYKCNECGKAFVRSYSLHEHQRIHTGEKPYECNECGKTFKYKNSLVSHRRIHTGENPYECNECGKTFKYTNSLAKHQRIHTGEKPYKCNECGKAFTQCSSLAVHWRIHTGEKPYECNKCGKTFTSHSSLAVHQRIHTGEKPYECNECGKAFTKRSYLDAHQRMHNGEKPYECNQCGKAFTNCSSLAVHQRIHTGEKPYECNQCGKAFTKRSYLDAHRRMHNGEKPYECNKCGKIFTSHSSLAVHQKIHTGEKSYKCKECGKAFIDGSNLAKHQRIHTGEKPYECNECGKAFTKRSYFNAHQRVHNGEKPYECSHCGKTFTGRHSLGKHEKIHIGQKPSEKAQILLSNRESTLEENFSVSGS